The following DNA comes from Malania oleifera isolate guangnan ecotype guangnan chromosome 12, ASM2987363v1, whole genome shotgun sequence.
TTGTATCGAGCTTCCATTGCTGGCCATGTCCGTGCTCAGTACCAACTTGCACTTTGTATCCATCAAGGCCGTGGGTTGGATCGCGATCTAACAGAAGCTGTATGTTGTTTGCCCTTATACTTGACTTTTATTCTTGGGATGAGTGTTAAAATTTTTTGGACCACATTTGAAGCATTGTACTTTAAACTATTTTCTGATATTGACAAATGATTTTCCTTTTGTAAGATTCAGTAGTTGTGATTTACAGCTACTCCCTCTCTTGACGGTAATTCATTTTCCTAGAAATTTGTTATTAgatacaatttcttttctttattttagtTATAATGAAATTTCATCTGGTTATTGACTTTCTATTGTTACGTTGCTGAATTTGTTTTCCAATACCAGATAGAATACAAGATTGTTAATTAGGCAGTAGTATTTTTAATTGCTTTAACATTTTTTTAGGATAATGGACCATTTTAATTACAAAAAAACACAGAACGACACACATGGAGAAACAAACAGCTGTTGTCCAAAACAAGAAGGAGCCTCCACTCCTAACGTGCACCTATCTTATCAGCATTCAAAATATTCCCTATGCATTCCCATCTCTAAGCATCAAAATCACATGTTCTACAATTTCTATATCAATTATTATATAACATCACCTGACAAACTTGAACATTTTGTTGTTCCTTTCAAGTTAAATACAGTAACTGCTGCCGCCAATAGAGCTCTGCATTTGTTACCTGAAGCTGACTTCTCATTCAAATCTTTGTCGCAACTTTTCAACTTCATCCTCCCATTTTCTGAAATTTTCTTCCAATGTTGGTAGTTCTCATTTCAGCTGCTCAAATCGTTTTTAGCATAATCTAATGCAAAAAAGGAACAAGACATATTCTTTTGCTGTCATAAAAAAGCAACCAACAAGGGTTAAATAGTTATTTAAAATTCTCTTTTTACCAGTGGTTTTGTCGATAGCATTTTCCTCAAAATGAAGATGTCTAGGAATATGGTTTTTGAACCCCACCATTCTATAGCACAATAGGAATCTGTTCCCTTATTGCTTTCCTACATTTCTTGATACTGTAGATATCACTCTTCTCAGACCTGCGACTATTTTGATTCTTTCGAAGGATCGTACAAAGGGAGTGTGTTAATGAGCTGCCATACCTCAGCTTGATCTACAGTAGATACCATGGGTATGCCAtccattaaaatattattatagaaACCACCTTTGATCTTTTTGTTTGAATTCGAATCTTAAATTGTATTTTCACGAGATTTTGTTCTACATTAGATCGAAAATGCAATCAACTATATGTGTTTCTCCCATTACTGCTTACGTGAATAATTGCTTTagcattttcatataatttttttataattttttcttgCAACAGGCTAGATGGTATCTGAGAGCTGCAGAAGGTGGGTATGTGCGAGCTATGTATAATACTTCATTGTGCTACTCATTAGGAGAAGGTCTGGTGCATAGTCATAGACAAGCGAAGAAATGGATGAAGCGGGCAGCTGATCATGGTCATAGTAAAGCTCAATTCGAGCATGGACTTGGTCTCTTCTCTGTATGTGTTTATGCTGAGTaactcttattttttttaatttagattaattttgatttgtggAAGATAATATACTGCATGAAGTAAAATGATACGTATTGGTTTTTGTCTCCATGTTAGAAAATAATGAGTCCATGTGTTTTACTGTTAAGTTGGCATTACTGAGAACAAATATATTTAGCTCTAGTATAGAATATGATAAAGATTTTCATGTCACTGCTTGGGCAGGAAGGAGAGATGATGAAAGCTGTAGTGTACTTGGAGCTAGCTACACGTGCAGGCGAGACAGCTGCAGCTCGCGTGAAAAATGTAATTCTGCAGCAATTGTCATCGAATGCTCATGATCGAGTAATGCATCTTGTTGACACATGGCGTTCATTGCCTTCATCTCACTGAATTCCATCGGCTCCGTCATATGTTTACACTTATGGCTTTGGAGGTTGCATTTGTTTGCTGATGAGAAAAATGCAAGGAAAATGGGAGTGGGAGTGGGAGTGAAAATGTGAGGAGGATAAGGTGAGCCATGGGACTTACATTACATGTATCCCACTATACATTCTTATTTCCATTCCATTTTTATACCGACATGCTCCCAAGTGCATCCGTAGACTATGGTTCTTAAGCCccttttatgtatgatatgatagCTACCACTGTATGCAGTTGTCATGGTTAACAAGATGAGGTCATCTGGAATTCTCCTCTAACACGTCTTTCATGATCTTTGGGTGGCAGATACATGTGTTTGCCAAGTTGAGATACTAAGTCTAGGTTGCTGGTtggttttgtttcttctttagTACCCAAAAAGAAAGTCATGTAAACTATATGCTTTCAAGGATTATATGCATATAAAATTAGACACTTACTGTGTTGAGCAATGAAAATGATGAGTTGGTACACCCTTGTTTAAGATCAACATGTTTTACTGCCTGTTTTTTGTGAATTTTCAGGAAGTTAAGAACAAATTTTACTTGCAAAAATTCCTTTGTCAGGGCCTCATAAATTTTTATGCCGTCCAAGAAAAAGTATTTAGTACTAATTTTTTCTTTTGTCCATtattaatattcaaaaatgatAAGCCCGAGAAAATTAATGTCTTTTTTTACAGTTATAATTTGgttatcttttatttttgtagTATAATTGCCGTCATGCAAGCTTTGATCTGAATTGTCTATGAAGGTGGTTATTTTAAAACATGGCTATTGTTTTATTCATCACATTGGTCCATCATTCTGCATGAAGATTAGAAAAATCGAATCATTGCTCATTCTTGAGTATGGTTCAGAGGATGCCTATgatccgagagagagagagagagagagagagagagagagagagccatgctGTTGTCATCATTTTCATTTCAGAAAATGGAAATTGACTACCAACGTGAGCACCTAGCAAGTATTAAACAACTAATTTATGTATAAACAGAGTAAGAAAATGCAACCGTAGCAATTTGGTACAAGCATGAACAGATTTCCCATTAAAAACTGGGTCCCCCCGGCTGATTAAAATGCGCGTTCAAGGCGCGAAAGATTGGCTTTGAGGTAAAACACCACTGTGATACAGATGAAGGTGATACATTGCCTTGGAAATCAATTCCCTCAACTGAGGATGTTGGGCAGCCAACGTGCGATCTGCCCCCTCAAGAGTGGTCAACACCCTTGCTTGCTCCAAAGCCTCGCTGTTACCAGCATGCAATGCAAGATAACACAGGAGCACCAGTCCATTCAACATTGCCCGCTCGTTGCCTCTCAGCAACCTCAGCAGGGATGGGACACCTTCGAACTCGATTATCGCCTTCGAATGTTCCATACAGAGGAAGTTTTCAGGACAAGCAAACTTTGCCAGTGCAATGGCAGCCTCCGTTGCAACATCTAAGTTCTTATGGCCGATGTGGGAGACTAAAGGACCGATAACTCGCGTCTCTCTCGCGGGGAAGGTTCGAGCCAATGACCCAATTGATTTAATTGCGGGAATTTGCAGTGACGAGCAATCTGCCTCCTTGATCATCCTCAGGAGCTCATCCACCACTGCCTTTGCGGCCGGAGAGTTGGTCCTGAAAGCCGCCCGTCTAAGGTCGGGATTGGATTCGGCCGCAGCCGTGATCTCCATTAGAGTCATCAAACAGTTAGCCTGCAACTCTCCCTGCTCCTTCTCAATGAGCTTGGCTAAACATAGCAGCCCTTTTGTCTCAGTTATTCTCTTACTGTTCGACACACTATTTTTGGCAAGCCTCCACAAGGCCTCCGCGCAGCTAATTTTCAGCTGAAGTTTCACTTCAGGCCGCTcgttctccctctctctcttttgattAATACCTCGACTGCTACTACTGCTCCTCTCCCGGTACAAGGATGAAGAAGACGAAGAATTCGAATGGGGGCGTGGTGGGTTCGCCTTCATTAacgatttcttctccatttccttGTTAATCTGAACAATAGAGTGAATAGAATGCTTACCCAATTGAGGAGCCTTCGGTTCCTCTAAAGCCGTATCGAAAGACAACAGCGAAACGAGAGGCCTAATTGCGTTCTCCCTCGCGAAGTCCTCTTGCGCAACTGGGTCTTGCTGCGCCATTCGCGCCACCAAATTCGCGATCCAGATTTGAACTTTCATTGGGGAAATTTTAAGAACCTGAACAATTGCCGGAACCCCAAGTTCGTTTACGATAACCCTAACCCTATCTTGAGAATTAGAGAGGTTACAGAGAGCTGTGGCGGCCGCAATTTGAGCTTCGGGTGAGGAATTTTCCTTCAAAAGCTTCAATAGCGGCAGAACCCCACGTTCTTCGACAATAATCTTCTTGTTCCTATCGTTGTCTTGCGCGAGCGAGGCGAGTTCGTTGGCCGCTTCTGTGCGATCGGGCAGTTGACCCATCTGAACCGAGGCGATGAAGGACCAAACCCAGGAAAGAATCGGGTCGTTGCTGGCGATCGGCGGGAGAGAGAGCACGATGCCGCCGCCGTTGCCAGAGGCGTCGCAGTCAAGGACGCTGAGCAGCCACCGCATGTCGCCGATGGAGGCGTCGAGGAGAGCGAAGAGCTTGCGGAAGTCGGTGGCGCTGGTGATGGTAACAACGCGGCGGAGAACGCTGCGGCGCTTGCACTTGCGGACCAGGACCAGGGCGCGCTCGAGGTTCTTGGAGACCTCAGCGGCGACGCGGCGGACGGGGCGCTCGTAGAGGGAAACCGTGGAGGTCGCGAGGCGGACGACGGAACGGAGCATCTGGGAAAGACGGTCCACTTGCTTTCCGACCTCGGAGCACTCGAACTTGAAGGACTCGGCCTCCTCCACCGCCTTCCGAGTTCGCTCCGACAGTAGGATCGGGTAGGAGAGCTCGTCTTCGATCCGGGTCTCCTCTGTAACCGCGATCGGTTCATCCATGATGCAAGtaaaaacaataaacaaaaaaaCCCAGAAACTGTTTCTCAAATATCTCTAGAATTCATCATCAACAATACAACAAGAAGAACAACTTCTTATTCTCTCTTCGTGTTCTTGAGGTTAATCAACTGATTAGGGTTCTAGTCGTGGTTCCGACTATGGTGTGCTTGGTTGGTTGGTCGGGTGATTTTTTGCGGATGTTTATGTTTACGTGGGAAAGTGCTTTCCGGGAAAGGGGATGGTTTTCTTGTCTAAGAATTGCAACTGCCAAAGAAAAAGTAATGAAGAAGTGGTTGGGTGGCGCGTGGGAGGGACGTTGGGAGTGCATACGACGGTAACCGCCGAGTTAAGTTATGTGGAAGTTTCTTGACGCAAAGAAGCGGAGGCCTCCTCGTCAGTCAGTCTTTGACGTTACTTCCACTAGTGTTCCTCGTCCGTCAGTCTCTGACGTTACTTCCACTAGTGTTCCTCCCCCACTCGCTTTCGGTGGTGGTTTCGTGGCTttcccaacacacacacacacactctctctctctctctctctctctcttaaaatttaataattttttttataaaaaaaatatgaagtcTTGGTCTGGACGAGCAGGGCCCGCAGAATCCTGCCATTTTTATGTGatgaaaattaaattataagGTTGACACGATGGTTGAGAATCCTGCCATTCCCCTCTCtctaaaataattatttttttataataaataaacaatctAAAATAATACGCACATATaacttatcctttttttttttttgaaaattttatccTTTATTAGGATACAAGAAAATCAACTCTATTCACAAATTATTTGGACTAAATTCGATTTTACTCGAATTAGAGTTTAATATGGACTATTCAAATAGTGTAATAAGCCAAGTTTAAGTTTTGTAACATTGCTCatgagtttaataaaatttttataattttttatattatataagttaaataatatttattttatacttatatttaatattatatatattacattcttttatactatttttatattattttacaaaCAAGTTAGAGttcaaattttaataatttataatcGAGTTAAGTTCAAGTTTAACAATTTTGTACTTGATCGAGATCTGAGTTTTGAACTCAATATTTTTTAGTCGAATTGAGTTCGAGTATTCTACTACGTTGACTTGATTGATTCGAATACGTTCGTAATGGGATAATAGTtctcagtttattttcaaaattgataataaaattttattatctttattctttttatacataatttcttattaagattaaaataaaataagcatTTGATGAGTTTAAATatgactaaaataaaaaatatccttaattttttaaaaatttttgaaaattttgataatttcttcaaatatatttatattatttttggttttcatgtaaaataaaattgtCCTTATAGTACTGAATGGTGAGTTTCAAAACacaataattaagtaaaatagctatagttatttctatttttattatacttatttttattttattatttaaaccaTATTTTTAAGTTTCTATTtgattttatggaaaaaaaaatgtgtatttATTCAatgaattataaaatattatattttattaaattaatttatctattttaataatataaaaataaaaaatatttaagtaattaGTATTActcaataattttaaatatagtAATTTCAAACAATAAACTTTTCACCAACTTCTTATCCATTTAAAAATTCTCCCCATATCCCATCCTATCTTGTCTCCCACAGTTTTTCAAAATAGatctagttaaaaaaaaaagagagcagCACAAATAAGGAGATTGGGAAAAGTAAAACAAAACCCAACCACTATAACCCCACATTTAGTAGAGGGAATGAGAAAGAAAAATGGGAGTCCATTTTTTGTCCTCCTTTTggtaagtaaaataaataaataaaatgataaaaaattttcttccaaaaaataaatgataatatgtttttttttttttgttagaggGGAAAAAATGAGCgcaatatatttatttaattatttattttggaaggttcattttctttattttttgttcaaGATAGATAGTGTTTTAGAATGACAACTCTCATGAAAATGCATCGGACTAATTACTAACCAACAATTATCCTATAGTTCGTTTACGCCCattgaaattttagaaaataatatgttatacattaaattataaaatatcaaCATTAAAAACTTGATTATTTCCCCACTAAAATTACAAAGTAAAAGGATTTTACTAACAATATTAATCCATATTAAGTGAAAGAGATTATTTATTAAATCAGCTAAAGTGAAAAATAGTCAAAATGTTCCTCGAGAGACACTCTAGTTGTGTTGACTTTTATGGATGCTTCTATCTTGAGTTTAggctttaaaaaaattaatacttaaaaTTTTTGCTttgtatgtttttatatttttcttaccTTCTATGCAAGCATATACATGTTGCTCCCTCAGTAAAAGTAAAAGAAAGATTCACAAGGTAATACCGCTAAAAATAAATGTATGCATGAAATAAAAGGCAAAGAGAATCAtgcaaaacatatatatatatatatatatatatatatatatatatataattcaaagcgaaaatcataatttttattaacATCTgattaaataataaggaaatttCACCAGTAAAAGGATCAGATTTATTCCATCAATTAATAAAAGGGTGTAGCAATGGTCTTTTAAAAGATTCAACCAATAAATTTTGGAACTCAAAAGTAGGAAACTTTATTAGTGTTGAAAACAGGCGTGGACACCGTAACACAAATACAATTTAATCAGATGCTAAGCCATGAAGGttaggcactgatctctaaaacTGCTTGAGACATTCTATTACCCAACCACAACCATGAACCACCAACTAGACTACTTGACAGCTTTCCTTCAAATCTTGGCAAGGAGCCCATTCTGCACAGGCTTTGCAGCCACACCATTGTCCTTAAGATCCATATCGCTTGCACTAGGAGGGACATCAATGGCCGGTGAGCAGTTGAAAAACCCATGAGGCTGCACCATGAACACGAGAAAACAGCAGCAAATATCAGAATCAATAAGCAGCAGCAGTACGGGCAAATCATGTCATTAGTCCCACATCAAGATGTGTATTAGGAAAAACGGGAGGGAATGAGTGGAACTTTACCACTTGACTGAAAGTGAAAGAAGTCAATTACTAAATGGAGAGGAAAAGTGCTATTCAAATGTCTAACCTACCGATTCCGGTGTTAGGGCTAATATGCTGTGTTTTAATCTTTTCATTTAGCAGTAGATAGGATTGTTGGCAATATGCCAAAAGCCTGCTTATAAGATTGGTTTGAACTCTAGCTAAGTGAGACACTTTTTATAGGACAAATCCATGAGACCAATGAACCAAAACAGACAACCACGGGAAGAAAGAAAAGTTTTATGTTAAAATGACTAGTAGAATACCATGAGCATAAACCCAATGCGTTCAACAGGCATCACAGGCCAGTCTTCTAGTCGAGGAATGTGTGTCACTCCAAATACGTACCTGCAGTTAACCTTATTAGATATTCCAAGGAAAAGCACATTGACACAAACCTATGATTAAAAGATcataatttaaattcaaaaagcaTGTCACGTCTGAGGAAACATGACAACATTCCTATTGTATGCCATAATCTTTGTCCACATCCCAACAtacaagaaaaaatgaaaaactacGGCGTTCAGCAACTCAGGAACTGTAAAAGCAACTTGAGGTGCGGGACTTGAATTGTTTTGGGATAAACGGGTGGGACATTGTTTTGACAAAAAAAGAGTTCTCAATTATAAAAAAGGTTAAATTTCTTCCACAATGTTATAGAGAAATTCTCATAGAACTTGGGAGAATCGGACCTTGATCCATACATGAAAGCCTAAAGGGATGGCATGGAGAGAAAGATTTAGTTCTCTTTGGTGTTATTCCACACGTTAAATATAAAAAACTTGATGAACCACTCACATGATCTTACATGGCGTAATTTATATATGTTCGTTTTTGTGCTCTAGTTCTTAACAGAAGCCTA
Coding sequences within:
- the LOC131144532 gene encoding uncharacterized protein LOC131144532; this encodes MDEPIAVTEETRIEDELSYPILLSERTRKAVEEAESFKFECSEVGKQVDRLSQMLRSVVRLATSTVSLYERPVRRVAAEVSKNLERALVLVRKCKRRSVLRRVVTITSATDFRKLFALLDASIGDMRWLLSVLDCDASGNGGGIVLSLPPIASNDPILSWVWSFIASVQMGQLPDRTEAANELASLAQDNDRNKKIIVEERGVLPLLKLLKENSSPEAQIAAATALCNLSNSQDRVRVIVNELGVPAIVQVLKISPMKVQIWIANLVARMAQQDPVAQEDFARENAIRPLVSLLSFDTALEEPKAPQLGKHSIHSIVQINKEMEKKSLMKANPPRPHSNSSSSSSLYRERSSSSSRGINQKRERENERPEVKLQLKISCAEALWRLAKNSVSNSKRITETKGLLCLAKLIEKEQGELQANCLMTLMEITAAAESNPDLRRAAFRTNSPAAKAVVDELLRMIKEADCSSLQIPAIKSIGSLARTFPARETRVIGPLVSHIGHKNLDVATEAAIALAKFACPENFLCMEHSKAIIEFEGVPSLLRLLRGNERAMLNGLVLLCYLALHAGNSEALEQARVLTTLEGADRTLAAQHPQLRELISKAMYHLHLYHSGVLPQSQSFAP